The following proteins are co-located in the Spinactinospora alkalitolerans genome:
- the rplT gene encoding 50S ribosomal protein L20 — MARVKRALNAKKKRRVVLERASGYRGQRSRLYRKAKEQMLHSMTYAYRDRKDRKGQFRRLWIQRINAAARANGLTYNRFMQGLKASGIEVDRRMLAELAVNDGAAFAALVETAKKALPAPAQSAA; from the coding sequence GTGGCACGCGTGAAGCGGGCTCTCAACGCCAAGAAGAAGCGCCGGGTCGTTCTCGAGCGCGCCAGCGGTTACCGCGGCCAGCGGTCGCGCCTGTACCGCAAGGCCAAGGAGCAGATGCTCCACTCGATGACCTACGCCTACCGGGACCGCAAGGACCGCAAGGGCCAGTTCCGCCGGCTGTGGATCCAGCGCATCAACGCCGCCGCCCGCGCCAACGGCCTGACCTACAACCGGTTCATGCAGGGCCTCAAGGCCTCCGGCATCGAGGTCGACCGCCGTATGCTCGCTGAGCTCGCCGTGAACGACGGGGCCGCGTTCGCCGCGCTCGTCGAGACCGCGAAGAAGGCGCTGCCGGCCCCCGCGCAGTCCGCGGCCTAA
- a CDS encoding TrmH family RNA methyltransferase: MASHEFTSIRSPRIKGARRLAKRAFRQRERRFLAEGPQAVREALARPGTVHELYTTAEATHRHADLVGAAASSEIPVHRVTMEVMGELAQTVTPQGLLAVCSFVDVPLADATGVRLAAVLSHVRDPGNAGTVLRTADAAGADVVVFTDASVDPYNGKCVRASAGSLFHLPIVVGPRIDEVVEHLRASGARVLAADGSGGSTLDDAADSGALADKVAWVFGNEAWGLPEETVALTDGAVSVPIYGGAESLNLATAAAVCLYTTARQQRRPEAASR; encoded by the coding sequence ATGGCGAGCCACGAGTTCACGAGCATCCGCTCCCCCCGGATCAAGGGGGCTCGTCGGCTCGCCAAGCGCGCCTTCCGGCAGCGCGAACGGCGGTTCCTCGCCGAAGGCCCCCAGGCCGTGCGCGAGGCGCTGGCCAGACCGGGCACCGTGCACGAGCTCTACACCACGGCCGAGGCCACGCACCGCCACGCCGACCTCGTCGGCGCCGCCGCGTCCTCGGAGATCCCGGTCCACCGGGTCACCATGGAGGTCATGGGCGAGCTCGCCCAGACGGTGACCCCCCAGGGACTGCTCGCCGTCTGCTCCTTCGTCGACGTGCCGCTGGCCGATGCCACCGGCGTCCGTCTGGCCGCGGTGCTCTCCCACGTCCGCGACCCCGGCAACGCCGGAACGGTGCTGCGCACCGCCGACGCTGCAGGGGCCGACGTCGTCGTCTTCACCGACGCCTCCGTCGACCCCTACAACGGCAAGTGCGTGCGCGCCTCCGCCGGCAGCCTGTTCCACCTGCCGATCGTCGTCGGCCCGCGCATCGACGAGGTGGTCGAGCACCTGCGGGCCTCCGGCGCGCGCGTCCTGGCGGCCGACGGGAGCGGCGGCAGCACCCTCGACGACGCGGCCGACTCCGGGGCGCTCGCCGACAAGGTCGCCTGGGTCTTCGGCAACGAGGCGTGGGGGCTGCCGGAGGAGACCGTCGCGCTGACCGACGGGGCCGTCAGCGTCCCCATTTACGGCGGAGCCGAAAGCCTCAACCTCGCCACGGCCGCGGCGGTCTGCCTCTACACCACGGCGCGCCAGCAGCGGAGGCCCGAGGCCGCGAGCCGCTGA
- a CDS encoding sensor histidine kinase has translation MVLEAVVGGDQSADGATRHAGSLSAEDLPDGLIVADHLGRVIVFNRMAARLTGLPTGPTLGRDLRDALPLHDPDGRDWWKCTDPYGGLRTRTRQPERLLLMADDREVLMSARYVRERRCGDVTRLVVTLRDAAHRARSERSRADLVSTVAHELRSPLTSVKGFTATLLNKWSRLTEKQKLFMLETVNADADRVTRLIAELLDVSRIESGRLELHRQVVDLAERARKVIAGRVAAGEAEDRFRLEVCGRLPELWLDADKLEQIMANLVENGVRHGAGTVTIVIEPHEGGAAVSVRDEGEGIAPEAVPRVFRQFWRNKRRGGTGLGLFIVKGLIEAHGGTITVGRAPSGGAEFRFTVPAGTPEFV, from the coding sequence ATGGTTTTGGAGGCGGTCGTGGGTGGCGACCAGTCGGCGGACGGTGCCACACGGCACGCGGGATCGCTCTCTGCCGAGGACCTTCCCGACGGACTGATCGTGGCCGACCACCTCGGTCGGGTGATCGTCTTCAACCGCATGGCGGCCCGCCTCACGGGTCTGCCGACCGGCCCGACCCTGGGGCGCGACCTCCGCGACGCCCTCCCACTCCACGACCCCGACGGGCGCGACTGGTGGAAGTGCACCGACCCCTACGGCGGCCTGCGCACCCGGACCCGCCAGCCCGAACGCCTCCTGCTGATGGCCGACGACCGCGAGGTCCTGATGTCGGCCCGCTACGTCCGCGAGCGCCGCTGCGGCGACGTCACCCGGCTCGTCGTGACGCTGCGCGACGCCGCCCACCGCGCGCGCAGCGAGCGCAGCCGCGCCGACCTCGTCTCGACCGTCGCCCATGAACTGCGCTCCCCGCTGACCAGCGTCAAGGGATTCACGGCCACGCTGCTGAACAAGTGGAGCCGGCTCACCGAGAAGCAGAAGCTCTTCATGCTGGAGACGGTCAACGCCGACGCCGACCGCGTCACCCGGCTGATCGCCGAGCTCCTGGACGTCTCCCGGATCGAATCCGGCCGGCTGGAGCTGCACCGGCAGGTCGTGGACCTCGCCGAACGCGCCCGCAAGGTCATCGCGGGGCGGGTGGCCGCAGGCGAAGCCGAGGACCGGTTCCGCCTGGAGGTGTGCGGCCGGCTGCCCGAGCTCTGGCTCGACGCCGACAAGCTCGAGCAGATCATGGCCAACCTGGTGGAAAACGGAGTGCGACACGGCGCTGGTACTGTCACCATTGTGATTGAGCCGCACGAGGGAGGAGCAGCGGTGTCGGTGCGCGACGAGGGCGAGGGCATTGCGCCCGAGGCCGTTCCGCGCGTCTTCCGCCAGTTCTGGCGCAACAAGCGCCGGGGTGGCACCGGCCTGGGGCTGTTCATCGTCAAGGGGCTGATCGAGGCCCACGGCGGCACGATCACGGTCGGCCGCGCGCCCAGCGGTGGCGCGGAGTTCCGATTTACCGTGCCCGCCGGCACCCCCGAGTTCGTCTAG
- the pheS gene encoding phenylalanine--tRNA ligase subunit alpha, with protein sequence MSAPNNSYDPVEVTPLHPDEVARMREEALAAIAGAADLAGLKEVRLAHAGDRAPLALANREIGALPPAARADAGKRVGGARRDVAEALKTRQAELEEERDARVLVEESVDVTLPWGRAPRGARHPLTTIAERMADIFVGMGFEIAEGPEVEAEWFNFDALNFLPDHPARTMQDTFFVEGPDGADSGLVLRTHTSPVQVRSLLDREPPVYVVVPGRTFRTDELDATHSPVFHQLEGLVVDEGITLAHLRGAIDAFVTRMFGEGLKTRFRPSYFPFTEPSAEVDMECFVCRGASVGNPDASCRTCGSEGWIEIGGCGVVNPRVLTAAGVDTERYSGWAFGIGVERTLMFAHGVRDMHDMVEGDVRFTSAFGMEI encoded by the coding sequence ATGTCTGCACCGAACAATTCCTATGATCCCGTCGAGGTGACCCCGTTGCACCCGGACGAGGTCGCCCGCATGCGCGAGGAGGCGCTGGCCGCCATCGCCGGGGCCGCCGATCTGGCCGGGCTCAAAGAGGTCCGCCTCGCGCACGCGGGCGACCGCGCTCCGCTGGCGCTGGCCAACCGCGAGATCGGCGCCCTGCCGCCGGCCGCCCGGGCCGACGCGGGCAAGCGCGTCGGCGGCGCCCGGCGCGACGTCGCCGAGGCGCTCAAGACCCGCCAGGCCGAACTGGAGGAGGAGCGCGACGCGCGCGTCCTCGTCGAGGAGTCCGTCGACGTCACGCTGCCCTGGGGCCGCGCGCCGCGCGGCGCGCGGCACCCGCTGACCACCATCGCCGAGCGGATGGCCGACATCTTCGTCGGCATGGGTTTCGAGATCGCCGAGGGGCCCGAGGTCGAGGCCGAGTGGTTCAACTTCGACGCGCTGAACTTCCTGCCCGACCACCCCGCGCGCACGATGCAGGACACGTTCTTCGTGGAGGGGCCCGACGGCGCCGACTCGGGCCTGGTGCTGCGCACCCACACCTCGCCGGTGCAGGTGCGCTCGCTGCTGGACCGCGAGCCGCCCGTCTACGTCGTCGTCCCCGGCCGGACGTTTCGCACCGACGAGCTCGACGCCACCCACAGCCCGGTCTTCCACCAGCTGGAGGGCCTGGTCGTGGACGAGGGCATCACGCTGGCGCACCTGCGCGGCGCGATCGACGCGTTCGTCACCCGGATGTTCGGCGAGGGCCTGAAGACCAGGTTCCGCCCGTCCTACTTCCCCTTCACCGAGCCCTCGGCAGAGGTCGACATGGAGTGCTTCGTCTGCCGCGGCGCCTCGGTGGGCAACCCCGACGCGTCCTGCCGCACCTGCGGTTCCGAGGGCTGGATCGAGATCGGCGGCTGCGGCGTGGTCAACCCGCGGGTGCTCACGGCGGCCGGCGTCGACACCGAGCGCTACAGCGGCTGGGCGTTCGGCATCGGCGTGGAGCGGACCCTGATGTTCGCCCACGGGGTCCGGGACATGCACGACATGGTCGAAGGTGACGTCCGGTTCACCTCGGCGTTCGGGATGGAGATCTGA